One segment of Pempheris klunzingeri isolate RE-2024b chromosome 20, fPemKlu1.hap1, whole genome shotgun sequence DNA contains the following:
- the chst3b gene encoding carbohydrate sulfotransferase 3b: MRIKYTISIVFFVTLVIIEKENNIISRVSDKLTLKQTPQTPLQPSGFSHILLKHNSSFTSLSKMDTAFTLMKRRLENYSEHQEVVMRGRKHILLLATTRTGSSFVGEFFNQQGDNMFYLFEPLWHVEKMLTLETGGTNATAAAKAYREVLQQLFLCDFTMLESFIDPLPVDHITTALFRRESSSSLCEGSVCSPIIKGVFERYRCKTRRCGPLNLTKASESCLQKEHRAIKSVRVRQLENLRPLAEDPRLDMKFIQLVRDPRAVLASRMVAFAAKYKNWKQWAMDGDVPIDDDEVRKLKGNCDNIRMSAEIGLRQPPWLRRRYMLVRYEDIARFPMRKATEMYRFTGIPFTPQVKSWILKNTQASKETSGVYSTQKNSSEQVEKWRFSLPFKIAQVVQKVCGPTLKLFGYKFVSSEEMLTDKSISLIEDKVFNFL; the protein is encoded by the exons ATGAGGATCAAATACACAATATCCATCGTCTTCTTCGTGACACTTGTTATCATTgagaaggaaaacaacattATCTCAAG GGTGTCAGATAAGCTCACCCTAAAGCAGACTCCCCAGACCCCCCTGCAGCCCAGTGGTTTCTCCCACATACTGCTGAAGCACAATAGTTCCTTTACCTCACTCAGCAAGATGGACACTGCCTTCACGTTGATGAAGCGGCGTCTGGAGAACTACAGCGAGCATCAGGAGGTGGTGATGAGGGGCAGGAAACACATCCTCCTGTTGGCTACCACCAGGACAGGTTCCTCGTTTGTTGGGGAGTTTTTCAACCAGCAAGGCGACAACATGTTTTACCTGTTTGAGCCTCTGTGGCACGTGGAGAAGATGTTGACACTGGAGACCGGTGGCACCAACGCCACAGCGGCAGCCAAGGCTTACCGCGAGGTGCTCCAGCAGCTCTTCCTGTGCGATTTCACCATGCTGGAGAGCTTCATCGACCCCCTCCCCGTGGACCACATCACCACCGCCCTCTTTCGCAGGGAgtccagcagctctctgtgtgaGGGGTCCGTCTGCAGTCCCATCATCAAAGGGGTCTTTGAGCGTTATCGCTGCAAAACCAGACGCTGTGGGCCCCTGAACTTGACCAAGGCTTCTGAATCCTGCCTCCAAAAGGAGCACAGGGCCATCAAGTCAGTGAGGGTGCGCCAGCTGGAGAACCTCCGTCCTCTGGCTGAAGACCCACGCCTTGACATGAAATTCATTCAGCTGGTTCGGGATCCTCGGGCTGTACTGGCCTCGCGGATGGTGGCCTTTGCAGCCAAATATAAGAACTGGAAGCAGTGGGCTATGGATGGAGATGTTCCCATTGATGACGACGAGGTGAGAAAGCTAAAAGGGAACTGCGACAACATCAGGATGTCTGCTGAGATCGGCCTCAGACAGCCACCATGGCTGCGCAGACGCTACATGCTGGTGCGTTACGAGGACATTGCTCGGTTCCCTATGAGGAAGGCAACAGAGATGTACAGGTTTACTGGAATCCCGTTCACTCCACAAGTGAAATCCTGGATCCTGAAGAACACCCAGGCCTCCAAGGAGACCAGCGGCGTTtactccacacagaaaaactcCTCAGAACAAGTAGAGAAATGGAGATTCAGTTTGCCATTCAAAATTGCCCAAGTCGTACAGAAAGTTTGCGGACCAACGCTGAAGCTTTTCGGGTATAAATTTGTAAGCAGCGAGGAAATGCTAACAGATAAGTCGATTAGTTTGATTGAGGACAAAGTGTTCAACTTTTTATAG